A genomic window from Chitinophaga pollutisoli includes:
- a CDS encoding IlvD/Edd family dehydratase, with the protein MERKLRSQQWFGKTGKDGFIYRAWMRNQGIPDDHFRGKPVIGICNTWSELTPCNAHFRELAESVKKGIIEAGGFPLEFPVMSLGETLIKPTAMLYRNLVSMEVEEAIRANPLDGVVLMCGCDKTTPSLVMGACSVDIPSIVISGGAMLTGKYRGRNIGTSDLWRFSEDVRSGVMSEEELNEAEAGMCRSRGHCAVMGTASSMACMVESLGLSLPGNAAIPAADSNRKVLAQLTGRRIVDMVREDLKPSDVLTREAFENAIKVNAAIGGSTNFVIHLLAIAGRVGVPLSLEDFDIFSRNIPLVANLQPSGKYFMEDLYYAGGLPAVMKQIESNLHTGCITVNGKSAGENISKTKSWDPQVIAPADAPVNPRSGIVVLKGNLCENGSIIKPSAASPHLMQHKGRAVVFSDIEDYKRRINDPMLEVDATSVLVLKNAGPKGYPGMPEVGNLGLPAKLLQQGVTDMVRISDGRMSGTGFGTVVLHVSPEAAENGTFSLIETGDMIELDVDNRLLNLHVSEVELLERRKRQAPFKSPYTRGYTRLFVEHVEQACQGADFDFLKGGSGSEVTRDSH; encoded by the coding sequence ATGGAAAGAAAACTCAGGAGCCAGCAATGGTTCGGCAAAACGGGGAAAGACGGCTTCATTTACCGCGCCTGGATGCGCAATCAGGGCATTCCCGACGATCATTTCAGGGGTAAGCCGGTGATCGGCATTTGCAATACCTGGTCGGAGCTTACGCCTTGCAACGCACATTTCAGGGAACTGGCCGAATCGGTGAAGAAAGGCATTATCGAAGCCGGCGGCTTTCCGTTGGAATTCCCGGTGATGTCGCTGGGCGAAACCCTTATCAAACCCACGGCCATGCTATACCGCAACCTGGTAAGTATGGAAGTGGAAGAGGCGATCCGCGCCAATCCGCTGGATGGCGTGGTGCTGATGTGCGGCTGCGACAAAACCACGCCTTCGCTCGTGATGGGCGCCTGCAGCGTGGATATTCCGTCGATCGTGATATCCGGCGGGGCGATGCTGACAGGGAAGTACCGCGGCCGTAACATCGGCACCAGTGACCTGTGGCGCTTTTCGGAAGACGTCCGTTCCGGCGTGATGAGCGAAGAAGAGCTGAACGAGGCGGAGGCCGGCATGTGCCGGAGCAGGGGGCATTGCGCGGTGATGGGCACGGCCTCGTCGATGGCCTGCATGGTGGAATCGCTGGGGCTTTCGTTGCCGGGGAACGCCGCTATCCCCGCCGCGGATTCCAACCGGAAAGTACTGGCGCAGCTCACAGGCAGGAGGATCGTGGACATGGTGCGCGAAGACCTCAAGCCGTCGGACGTACTCACGCGCGAAGCGTTCGAAAACGCCATCAAAGTGAATGCGGCGATCGGAGGTTCCACCAACTTCGTGATCCACTTGCTGGCGATTGCCGGCCGGGTAGGGGTGCCGCTGTCGCTGGAAGACTTCGATATCTTCTCCCGCAACATCCCGCTGGTGGCCAATCTGCAGCCTTCCGGAAAATATTTTATGGAAGATCTGTATTACGCGGGCGGTTTGCCCGCGGTGATGAAACAGATAGAAAGCAACCTGCATACCGGATGTATTACCGTCAACGGAAAATCCGCCGGAGAAAATATCAGCAAAACAAAAAGCTGGGATCCGCAGGTAATCGCACCGGCGGATGCGCCCGTCAACCCGCGCTCGGGTATCGTGGTGCTGAAGGGGAACCTTTGTGAAAACGGCAGCATCATCAAGCCTTCCGCGGCCAGCCCGCATTTGATGCAACATAAAGGCAGGGCCGTTGTTTTCAGTGATATTGAAGATTATAAACGCCGCATCAACGATCCGATGCTGGAGGTGGACGCCACGAGCGTGCTGGTGCTCAAGAACGCCGGCCCGAAAGGATATCCCGGCATGCCGGAAGTTGGCAACCTGGGGCTGCCGGCGAAGCTGTTGCAGCAGGGTGTCACGGATATGGTCCGCATTTCGGATGGCAGGATGAGCGGAACGGGCTTCGGGACGGTAGTGCTGCACGTTTCGCCGGAAGCGGCGGAAAACGGGACTTTCTCCCTCATCGAAACGGGCGACATGATCGAACTGGACGTCGACAACCGCCTGCTCAACCTGCACGTCTCCGAAGTGGAACTGTTGGAAAGAAGGAAACGGCAGGCGCCTTTCAAAAGCCCTTACACCCGTGGTTACACCCGGCTTTTCGTCGAGCATGTGGAGCAGGCCTGCCAGGGCGCCGATTTCGATTTCCTGAAAGGCGGCTCCGGCAGCGAAGTAACGCGCGATTCCCATTAA
- a CDS encoding SusD/RagB family nutrient-binding outer membrane lipoprotein: MKRISYIVMSCLTLILAGSCTKDFDSINTDPTRGANIAPGQQLAAAAYYLTGGRETGYPNLYFFLPRAQYVTGSWGMRSGGKYIRNDFYNERMWEIFYGKSLKQLIDMLERSKNDADLTNYIAAGRILKAYIFSLMTDAYGDVPYSQAGVAYYEKIYTPKYDKQEDIYPDLIKELTEAAAQFDAGKQPLLNDIVFNGNVDRWKRLANSLRLRLGMRMSKVDAVAAAREVKAAVDAGVMTSADDNFKIIHENFGFPDLRGNGLSQAFHEESTFKYTIGTNNFVHYLKNQQDPRLSSFFINRDPDGEDITDLTGYISVTPGLYWWDNWGDFTAPNGRVIPHANKFCTINLPFTQLQASFLHMGFAEVQFLLAEAAARGWAGSNAQQFYHNGIRAAMKQLEMYPGMAAIPQAQVDAFVTAHPLPANDSTIKHINMQKWVALFPNGYEAFANQRRTGFPVLEAIEDVGTESETNKVPFRRLFYPGTEAFTNTVNYQDALQRIGGANDWLKPVWWDKQ; this comes from the coding sequence ATGAAACGCATTTCATATATAGTAATGAGCTGCCTCACCCTGATACTGGCGGGCAGTTGCACCAAGGATTTCGATTCCATCAATACAGACCCCACGCGCGGCGCCAATATCGCGCCAGGGCAACAGCTGGCGGCCGCGGCATACTACCTCACCGGCGGGCGCGAAACGGGATATCCCAACCTGTACTTCTTTCTGCCCCGCGCGCAATACGTGACCGGCAGCTGGGGCATGCGCTCCGGCGGGAAGTACATCCGCAACGATTTTTATAATGAGCGCATGTGGGAGATCTTCTACGGCAAAAGCCTGAAGCAGCTCATCGATATGCTCGAACGCTCGAAGAACGACGCCGACCTGACGAACTATATCGCGGCAGGCAGGATTCTCAAAGCATATATCTTTTCCCTGATGACCGACGCCTATGGTGATGTGCCTTATTCCCAGGCCGGTGTGGCGTATTACGAAAAGATCTATACCCCGAAATACGACAAACAGGAAGATATCTATCCCGATCTGATCAAGGAACTGACCGAAGCCGCGGCGCAGTTCGACGCGGGCAAGCAGCCTTTGCTGAACGATATCGTGTTCAACGGGAATGTGGACCGCTGGAAAAGGCTTGCCAACTCCCTGCGCCTGCGTTTGGGCATGCGCATGTCGAAAGTGGATGCCGTGGCGGCGGCAAGGGAAGTGAAAGCTGCGGTGGATGCGGGCGTCATGACAAGCGCCGATGATAATTTCAAAATCATCCACGAAAACTTCGGCTTCCCCGACCTTCGCGGCAACGGGCTTTCGCAGGCCTTCCATGAAGAATCGACTTTCAAATACACTATCGGCACCAATAACTTCGTGCATTACCTGAAGAACCAGCAGGACCCGCGCTTGTCCAGCTTCTTCATCAACCGCGACCCCGACGGCGAAGATATCACCGACCTCACGGGGTACATCTCGGTAACGCCGGGCCTGTACTGGTGGGATAACTGGGGCGACTTCACCGCGCCGAACGGCCGCGTGATCCCCCATGCCAATAAATTCTGCACGATCAATCTGCCTTTCACGCAATTGCAGGCGTCCTTCCTGCACATGGGCTTCGCGGAAGTGCAGTTCCTCCTCGCTGAAGCAGCGGCCAGGGGCTGGGCCGGCAGCAACGCCCAGCAGTTCTACCACAACGGCATCCGCGCGGCGATGAAACAGCTGGAAATGTACCCCGGCATGGCCGCCATCCCACAGGCACAGGTAGACGCATTCGTTACCGCGCACCCGCTCCCGGCAAACGACAGCACCATCAAGCACATCAATATGCAGAAATGGGTGGCGCTCTTCCCCAACGGGTACGAAGCCTTCGCCAATCAACGCCGCACCGGATTCCCCGTGCTGGAAGCGATCGAAGATGTGGGCACGGAATCGGAAACGAACAAAGTGCCCTTCCGCCGGCTCTTCTATCCGGGAACGGAAGCATTTACCAATACGGTTAACTACCAGGACGCCCTGCAAAGGATCGGCGGCGCCAACGATTGGCTGAAACCGGTGTGGTGGGATAAACAATAA
- a CDS encoding discoidin domain-containing protein, producing the protein METGRRIKTTYGKNLFAGAKGNKAILDGSPATAYVFTGTTGSLEISTPKPVTINRIMLQEAISTHSERVEQHAVDAWIDGSWKEIAHAANIGYKRILRFPDVTASRFRVRILAARMAPAISHVSAHFYKSRPPQLQILRSADGMVRIEPLQPEFNWKPHGEDATKNLSAPYDIYYTTTSGTPDVKYNGPFRLASGEVKAMAVSGPDKGEVTQQAIGIAKQNWKLIAASSERNNRTASAAFDANAKTFWQSSDSGPHSITIDLGASHALKGFSYTPQTVNAEGMMAKGKLLFSTDGQQWQPAGAFEFGNLINDPVTRYQYFQQPVNARYVKIEATDAAAGSKSITIAEIDFFE; encoded by the coding sequence ATGGAAACCGGCCGCAGGATCAAAACCACTTACGGCAAAAACCTCTTTGCCGGCGCGAAAGGCAATAAAGCCATACTCGACGGCAGCCCGGCCACTGCTTATGTTTTTACCGGCACCACCGGCAGTTTGGAGATATCCACGCCCAAACCGGTCACCATCAACCGCATCATGCTCCAGGAAGCCATCAGCACGCACAGCGAGCGCGTGGAACAACATGCCGTAGACGCGTGGATAGACGGTAGCTGGAAAGAAATCGCGCATGCCGCCAACATCGGCTACAAACGCATCCTGCGCTTCCCCGACGTTACGGCCAGCCGCTTCCGGGTGCGCATCCTGGCCGCGCGGATGGCGCCGGCCATCAGCCATGTGTCCGCCCATTTCTACAAGAGCCGCCCGCCCCAGTTGCAGATCCTCCGGTCAGCCGACGGCATGGTGCGCATCGAACCCCTGCAACCGGAATTCAACTGGAAGCCCCACGGCGAAGACGCCACCAAAAACCTTTCCGCGCCATACGACATCTACTACACCACCACAAGCGGCACACCTGATGTCAAATACAACGGACCGTTCCGCCTTGCCTCCGGCGAAGTGAAAGCCATGGCTGTCAGCGGCCCGGATAAAGGCGAGGTGACCCAACAAGCCATCGGTATCGCCAAACAAAACTGGAAACTCATAGCCGCCAGCAGTGAACGCAACAACCGCACGGCCTCCGCCGCTTTCGACGCCAATGCCAAAACCTTCTGGCAATCGTCCGACAGCGGACCGCACAGCATCACCATCGACCTGGGCGCCAGCCATGCGCTGAAAGGCTTCTCCTACACGCCGCAAACCGTGAACGCGGAAGGCATGATGGCGAAAGGAAAACTGCTGTTCAGCACCGACGGACAGCAATGGCAACCTGCCGGCGCATTCGAATTCGGCAACCTCATCAACGATCCCGTTACCCGGTACCAATATTTCCAGCAGCCGGTGAACGCACGCTATGTGAAGATCGAAGCCACGGATGCCGCCGCCGGCAGCAAATCGATTACCATCGCTGAGATCGATTTCTTCGAATAA
- a CDS encoding EthD family reductase, with amino-acid sequence MKMKIITLAISVALLAACQQSSQPAQSPQSPIKKGMVKVSILYPNGEGKHFDMDYYVKTHMPLVATLLGDSLKALSIDKGIGSGRPGPMPYLAIGHLYFERLSAYEGALAPYTDTIRKDILKYTNIAPVIQISEVLE; translated from the coding sequence ATGAAAATGAAGATCATCACCCTGGCGATCTCCGTTGCCCTGCTGGCGGCCTGCCAGCAAAGCAGCCAGCCGGCCCAATCGCCCCAGTCGCCCATTAAGAAAGGAATGGTGAAAGTTTCGATACTGTACCCCAACGGGGAAGGCAAGCATTTTGATATGGATTACTATGTAAAAACGCATATGCCGCTGGTGGCTACGCTGTTAGGGGATTCGCTGAAAGCGCTTTCCATCGACAAGGGGATCGGTAGCGGCCGCCCGGGCCCGATGCCCTACCTGGCGATCGGGCATCTGTATTTTGAGCGGCTTTCGGCATATGAGGGCGCGCTGGCGCCTTACACGGACACAATCCGGAAAGACATCCTGAAATACACCAACATCGCGCCCGTGATCCAGATCAGCGAGGTGCTGGAATAA
- a CDS encoding glycosyl hydrolase family 18 protein has protein sequence MKIRLLILFALLPLLACGKSKKEAPEPEDPPANARMRTQAYLFSWNGNWEAPVNSADISKVTDLTLAFFNPAANGDFEPDPAALKRAVDAARSKNANVRIYFAIGGGSPSPHLENLIKPANRNAFIAKIVQLATDAGYGFAGVDVDLENDLINADYAGFVSQLAAALHARNKVMTAALARWKTQQSIADSTLHQFDFINIMSYDETGYWNPSAPGPHASHAKATGDFEYFKGRGVAAGKLLIGLPFYGYGFGPGFPATEASSRTYSQLVNTYPGAAEKDAVTVEGAGTIYYNGQPAIKRKVEYAISQGAAGIMIWEINQDLPSTDARSLLRAIHQTITGS, from the coding sequence ATGAAGATTAGATTGCTGATACTCTTTGCTTTGCTGCCGCTGCTGGCATGCGGCAAATCGAAAAAGGAAGCGCCGGAGCCGGAAGACCCGCCGGCCAACGCCCGCATGCGGACGCAGGCCTATCTCTTCAGCTGGAACGGCAATTGGGAAGCCCCGGTCAACAGCGCCGACATTTCCAAAGTGACCGACCTCACCCTGGCGTTTTTCAATCCCGCCGCCAACGGAGACTTCGAGCCGGATCCCGCTGCCCTCAAACGGGCGGTGGACGCGGCAAGGAGCAAGAACGCCAACGTCAGGATATACTTTGCGATCGGCGGCGGCAGCCCGTCGCCCCATCTCGAAAACCTTATCAAACCCGCGAACCGTAACGCTTTCATTGCGAAAATCGTGCAGCTGGCCACCGACGCCGGGTATGGATTTGCCGGGGTGGACGTGGACCTGGAAAACGATCTCATCAATGCAGACTACGCGGGTTTCGTGAGCCAGCTGGCCGCCGCCTTGCATGCCCGCAACAAGGTGATGACCGCCGCGCTGGCGCGCTGGAAAACGCAACAGAGCATCGCCGACAGCACGTTGCATCAGTTCGATTTCATCAATATCATGTCGTACGACGAAACCGGCTACTGGAACCCTTCCGCGCCGGGGCCGCATGCCAGCCACGCGAAAGCGACCGGCGATTTCGAATACTTCAAAGGCCGCGGTGTGGCGGCGGGTAAATTGCTCATCGGGCTTCCTTTTTACGGATATGGCTTCGGTCCGGGCTTCCCCGCCACGGAGGCCAGTTCACGGACCTACAGCCAACTTGTCAATACCTACCCCGGCGCGGCGGAAAAAGACGCCGTAACCGTCGAAGGCGCCGGAACGATATATTATAACGGTCAGCCTGCTATTAAGCGCAAAGTGGAATATGCGATCAGCCAGGGAGCGGCGGGCATCATGATCTGGGAGATCAACCAGGACCTCCCGTCAACCGATGCCCGTTCGCTCCTGCGGGCTATCCACCAGACAATTACGGGATCGTAG
- a CDS encoding SusC/RagA family TonB-linked outer membrane protein yields the protein MKTIPCITLLIAMACASFTAIAQRPNDALSKKLTVAIQDKPAEAILTQLEKQAGVSFAYPNGVLANRPKYSIDRKDASLQNLLEVIFPPAQYSIKAIGNQIIIKQAAGNPAHPADTNAPQKVIDMNTVVVTALGIGRQQRSLGYAFTDVKGSDLTRARETNPIQSLSGRVAGLDINATNSGVGGSVKVTLRGVKVIGGNNQPLYVIDGIPADNSSPGQADKYGGYDLGDGSSIINPDEVASISVLKGGAATALYGSRAANGVILITTKKGSRQGLELEVTSNAVLEQLNSSYDFQEVYGSGRDGLLPRDVNTARGYSQASWGPKMSADSMVWLWNGERVPYTKAQNPIRNFFRTGLTLTNSVAVSTGSDKAQLRFTYTNVNNKDIVPESGLNRHNFALRGSSQLTSKLSLDAKITYLNEKVNNRPALSDNPNNIGYVLSGIAPNIDINWLKNYKDPVTGDYINWNNNQYQVNPFWAIYEQPNNSRQDRLNGFVQLKYQLLPELSVQARTGTDYSKFGFREFMEFSTPFNQSGMINLKDRVFRETNTEVMLNYGKQVKQFWIGANLGANRMDYNENLLNTTGRDISVKGVRSINNFKTKLSNEQILRKRINSVYGAVNLGYENFLYLDLTGRNDWSSTLAMGNNSFFYPSASLSFVFSELMTKNDFLTFGKLRFSAAQTGTDAIDPYQLKLTYGSNPDVPIVGGYAIGGVAVDKVPFSELKPSISKSYEAGANLVFFKNRLNLDVTWYQSNTRNQILNAPISSSSGYTSAVINSGNVRNRGIEVTMLVKPVVTKHFNWDVNVNFARNRNKILELSPLVSGFYTLASARWANASIVAEEGEEYGIIVGRKFLRNDQGKIVLDANNLPLYDPTDTKIGSGQYEWIGGVNNRFTYKNISLGVLLDIKQGGHIYSMTNLLAHANGRQKATLEGREGWAESERARLAAGQTPGNWVPTGGRSVSGVRQTGTDPDGKPVYSDVNAFVSPQAWWQRVTDNIPEHFIYDASFVKIRQLNIDYTFPKSMLGNGPFKELAISLIGRNLFTISKHVPNVDPESSYNNSNGQGFEYGSLPTRRTYGVNLYAKF from the coding sequence ATGAAAACTATTCCCTGTATTACACTGTTGATCGCGATGGCCTGCGCTTCTTTTACCGCCATCGCGCAGCGCCCCAATGACGCCCTGTCGAAAAAGCTGACGGTGGCGATCCAGGACAAGCCTGCGGAAGCGATCCTCACACAACTTGAAAAACAGGCCGGCGTTTCGTTCGCCTACCCCAACGGCGTACTGGCCAACCGCCCTAAATATTCCATCGACCGGAAAGACGCTTCGCTGCAAAACCTGCTGGAAGTAATATTTCCCCCGGCGCAATATTCCATCAAAGCCATCGGCAACCAGATCATTATTAAACAGGCCGCGGGCAATCCCGCCCATCCGGCCGATACCAATGCCCCGCAGAAAGTGATCGATATGAACACCGTGGTAGTAACGGCGCTGGGGATCGGCAGACAGCAACGCTCCCTCGGTTATGCGTTCACCGACGTGAAAGGCAGCGACCTCACCCGGGCGCGGGAAACCAATCCCATCCAGTCGCTGAGCGGCCGCGTGGCCGGCCTCGATATCAACGCCACCAACAGCGGCGTGGGCGGCTCCGTGAAAGTAACCCTTCGCGGCGTGAAAGTCATCGGCGGCAACAACCAGCCCCTGTATGTGATCGACGGCATCCCGGCAGATAATTCTTCGCCCGGGCAAGCCGATAAATACGGCGGGTACGACCTCGGCGACGGTTCCTCCATCATCAACCCCGACGAAGTCGCCAGTATTTCCGTACTGAAAGGCGGCGCCGCCACGGCGCTTTACGGCAGCCGCGCCGCCAACGGCGTGATCCTCATCACCACGAAGAAAGGCAGCCGCCAGGGACTCGAACTCGAAGTCACCTCCAACGCCGTGCTCGAGCAGCTGAACAGCAGCTACGATTTCCAGGAAGTGTACGGCAGCGGCCGCGACGGTCTGCTGCCCCGCGACGTGAACACCGCACGCGGTTATTCCCAGGCCAGCTGGGGCCCGAAAATGAGCGCCGACAGCATGGTGTGGCTCTGGAATGGCGAACGCGTTCCTTATACCAAAGCGCAGAACCCGATCCGCAATTTCTTCCGCACGGGGCTCACGCTCACCAACTCCGTGGCCGTGTCTACAGGCAGCGATAAAGCGCAACTCCGTTTTACCTACACCAACGTCAACAACAAAGACATCGTGCCGGAAAGCGGCCTGAACCGCCATAACTTCGCCCTGCGCGGATCTTCACAGCTCACTTCCAAACTCAGCCTCGATGCGAAAATCACTTACCTGAACGAAAAAGTGAACAACCGCCCTGCACTGTCCGACAACCCGAACAACATCGGCTACGTGCTCAGCGGCATCGCGCCCAATATCGATATCAACTGGCTGAAGAATTATAAAGACCCCGTAACAGGCGACTATATCAACTGGAACAACAACCAGTACCAGGTGAACCCCTTCTGGGCCATCTACGAACAACCCAACAACAGCCGGCAAGACAGGCTCAACGGTTTTGTACAATTGAAATACCAGCTGCTGCCTGAGTTGTCCGTCCAGGCGCGGACCGGTACCGATTACTCCAAATTCGGCTTCCGTGAGTTCATGGAATTCTCCACACCATTCAACCAGAGCGGGATGATCAACCTGAAAGACCGTGTGTTCCGCGAAACCAATACTGAAGTGATGCTGAATTACGGCAAACAGGTGAAACAATTCTGGATCGGCGCCAACCTCGGCGCCAACCGCATGGATTACAACGAAAATCTCCTCAATACGACCGGCCGCGACATCAGCGTGAAAGGCGTTAGGAGCATCAATAACTTCAAAACGAAACTCAGCAATGAACAGATTTTACGCAAACGTATCAATTCCGTGTATGGTGCTGTGAACCTGGGTTATGAAAATTTCCTATATCTCGATCTGACGGGGCGTAACGACTGGTCGTCGACCCTCGCGATGGGCAACAATTCCTTTTTCTATCCCTCTGCATCGCTCAGTTTCGTGTTTTCGGAGCTGATGACGAAGAACGACTTTTTGACCTTCGGCAAATTGCGTTTTTCCGCGGCGCAAACCGGTACGGACGCCATCGATCCTTACCAGCTGAAGCTGACATACGGCAGCAACCCCGACGTTCCCATCGTGGGCGGTTACGCGATCGGCGGTGTGGCGGTAGACAAGGTGCCATTCAGCGAGCTGAAGCCCAGCATCAGCAAGTCGTATGAAGCAGGCGCGAACCTGGTGTTCTTCAAGAACCGCCTCAACCTCGACGTTACCTGGTACCAGTCCAATACCCGCAACCAGATCCTGAACGCGCCGATTTCCTCATCCAGCGGCTATACCAGCGCGGTGATCAATTCCGGCAACGTGCGCAACCGCGGGATCGAGGTAACGATGCTGGTGAAACCGGTGGTGACCAAGCATTTCAACTGGGATGTAAATGTGAATTTCGCGCGTAACCGCAATAAGATCCTGGAGTTAAGCCCGCTTGTATCAGGATTCTACACGCTCGCGTCTGCACGATGGGCCAATGCGTCGATCGTGGCGGAAGAGGGGGAGGAGTATGGCATTATCGTGGGCCGGAAGTTCCTGCGCAACGACCAGGGCAAGATTGTGCTGGATGCCAACAACCTGCCTTTGTACGACCCAACCGACACGAAGATCGGCAGCGGTCAGTACGAGTGGATCGGCGGGGTAAACAACCGCTTTACTTATAAGAATATTTCACTGGGTGTACTGTTGGATATCAAGCAGGGCGGGCATATCTACTCCATGACCAATCTCCTCGCGCATGCCAACGGCCGGCAGAAAGCCACGCTGGAAGGGCGTGAAGGATGGGCGGAATCGGAAAGGGCGCGTCTTGCCGCGGGGCAAACGCCCGGCAACTGGGTACCCACGGGCGGACGGTCGGTGAGCGGCGTTCGGCAGACCGGCACAGACCCCGACGGCAAACCGGTGTACTCCGACGTGAACGCATTCGTGAGCCCGCAAGCCTGGTGGCAGCGCGTTACGGACAACATTCCCGAGCATTTCATTTACGACGCATCGTTCGTGAAAATCCGTCAGCTGAATATCGATTACACTTTCCCGAAATCCATGCTGGGTAACGGTCCGTTCAAAGAGCTGGCGATATCGCTCATCGGGCGTAACCTGTTCACCATCAGCAAGCATGTGCCGAACGTAGACCCCGAATCCAGCTATAACAACAGTAACGGTCAGGGTTTCGAGTACGGATCACTTCCCACGCGCAGAACCTACGGCGTCAACCTTTATGCTAAATTCTAA
- a CDS encoding SDR family oxidoreductase, producing MDFINKTAIVTGAGCGIGFEMCRQLALQGATVFLNDVDASLCKSAAESIAAEGGKCIPLTGNSSDESFVTDMITVAVAQTGRLDIAIANAGITLFGEFLTYPADSLFKVLQLNIGGSFFLAQAACRQMKRQGTGGALLFTSSVTGHQAHKDLAAYSMTKAALEMLAKNLVVEVSRYGIRVNTVAPGATATERTLNDPEYATIWSRITPMGRPATVSDIADAALFLVSDKAKHITGQSLVVDGGWTATSPSPF from the coding sequence ATGGATTTTATCAATAAAACGGCAATTGTAACCGGCGCAGGATGCGGCATCGGATTTGAAATGTGCAGGCAGCTGGCATTGCAGGGCGCCACGGTTTTCCTGAACGATGTGGATGCATCACTTTGCAAAAGCGCCGCGGAAAGCATTGCGGCTGAAGGCGGGAAATGCATTCCCCTGACCGGTAACAGCAGCGACGAAAGCTTCGTTACCGACATGATCACAGTCGCCGTGGCGCAAACCGGCCGGCTCGATATCGCCATCGCCAACGCGGGGATCACCCTGTTCGGGGAATTCCTGACCTACCCGGCGGATTCCCTCTTCAAAGTATTGCAACTGAATATCGGTGGATCCTTTTTCCTGGCGCAGGCCGCCTGCCGGCAGATGAAGCGCCAGGGCACGGGGGGCGCTTTGCTCTTCACATCGTCCGTGACGGGGCACCAGGCGCATAAAGACCTCGCCGCCTATTCCATGACCAAAGCCGCGTTGGAAATGCTGGCGAAGAACCTCGTGGTGGAGGTTTCCCGCTATGGCATCCGCGTCAATACCGTGGCGCCGGGCGCCACCGCCACCGAGCGTACCCTCAACGATCCGGAGTACGCAACCATATGGTCGCGCATCACGCCCATGGGCCGCCCCGCCACCGTGAGTGATATCGCCGACGCGGCACTGTTCCTCGTGTCCGATAAAGCCAAACACATCACCGGCCAAAGCCTGGTGGTGGATGGAGGGTGGACTGCCACCAGTCCTTCCCCGTTTTAG
- a CDS encoding DUF2200 domain-containing protein, producing the protein MKSNIERVYKMSFAGVYPHYIQKAEKKGRTKEEVDEIIRWLTGYDQTSLQRQLDNKTNIENFFAEAPQIHPNASKITGVICGYRVEDIEDKLMQQVRYLDKLIDELAKGKAMEKILRQ; encoded by the coding sequence ATGAAAAGCAATATCGAGCGCGTTTACAAGATGTCTTTCGCGGGCGTTTACCCGCACTACATCCAGAAAGCCGAGAAAAAGGGAAGAACGAAAGAAGAAGTGGATGAAATCATCCGCTGGCTGACGGGATACGATCAAACATCCCTGCAGCGGCAGCTCGACAATAAAACCAACATCGAAAACTTCTTCGCCGAAGCCCCGCAGATCCATCCCAACGCATCCAAAATTACGGGCGTTATCTGCGGCTACCGGGTGGAAGATATCGAAGATAAACTGATGCAACAGGTCCGCTACCTCGACAAGCTCATCGATGAACTGGCTAAAGGAAAGGCCATGGAAAAGATCCTCCGGCAATAA